A genome region from Littorina saxatilis isolate snail1 linkage group LG16, US_GU_Lsax_2.0, whole genome shotgun sequence includes the following:
- the LOC138949743 gene encoding uncharacterized protein isoform X5 produces the protein MKFLILATLVVSASAFLNMPAATPQQTPPANNQLGPSKQMPDMNLVMQMVRQILMLLLPKLMANPSLMASFTGGKAAAAAGSPAGVMDFVTGKLATAGPAVGPKSKPMVPPMHAGSPTMGGMGPAAVMAAMGGRPNVFAPAAPAAPAYGAHAHGAGMYMPTGDAFKDMRIAELLRDPTLGFVTDPRVSAYIPPAGAGHYGLSLGDRIKDYIQYSLIRRRAPGRPLSAKENDLLHLIGDPPKEMMMPSYAARYGGAPAGGRPAV, from the exons ATGAAGTTTTTGATCTTAGCCACGCTCGTCGTTT CGGCGTCAGCATTCTTAAATATGCCTGCTGCTACGCCAC AGCAAACGCCGCCAGCAAACAATCAACTCGGCCCTTCTAAGCAAATGCCAG ACATGAACCTGGTGATGCAGATGGTGCGACAGAttctgatgctgctgctgcccAAACTGATGGCTAACCCTAGTCTCATGGCTTCCTTCACGGGAGGTAAAGCTGCAG CCGCTGCTGGAAGTCCTGCAGGTGTCATGGATTTCGTTACCGGAAAACTTGCCACAGCAGGGCCTGCTGTTGGACCCAAAA GCAAGCCCATGGTCCCTCCCATGCATGCAGGATCCCCCACGATGGGGGGGATGGGGCCAGCGGCTGTAATGGCCGCCATGGGGGGACGACCCAACGTCTTCGCTCCCGCCGCCCCCGCCGCCCCCGCCTATGGTGCACATGCACATGGTgctg GTATGTACATGCCGACTGGCGATGCATTCAAAG ACATGAGAATAGCTGAACTGCTGAGAGACCCTACCCTTGGCTTCGTCACAG ATCCCCGAGTGAGCGCCTACATCCCCCCCGCAGGAGCCGGACACTACGGGTTGAGCTTAGGCGACAGAATCAAAg ATTACATCCAGTACAGCCTCATCAGACGCAGAGCACCGGGAAGGC CCCTGAGCGCAAAAGAAAATGATCTTCTCC accTGATCGGTGACCCCCCCAAGGAGATGATGATGCCAAGCTATGCTGCCCGCTATGGCGGGGCGCCCGCTGGAGGAA GACCTGCAGTGTAA
- the LOC138949743 gene encoding uncharacterized protein isoform X3: MKFLILATLVVSASAFLNMPAATPQQTPPANNQLGPSKQMPDMNLVMQMVRQILMLLLPKLMANPSLMASFTGGKAAGKPMVPPMHAGSPTMGGMGPAAVMAAMGGRPNVFAPAAPAAPAYGAHAHGAGMYMPTGDAFKDMRIAELLRDPTLGFVTDPRVSAYIPPAGAGHYGLSLGDRIKDYIQYSLIRRRAPGRPLSAKENDLLHLIGDPPKEMMMPSYAARYGGAPAGGMGGGGMGMAGMASMAAGMAAMANMNQAMAGMNPAGPAAPGMNPPAVG; this comes from the exons ATGAAGTTTTTGATCTTAGCCACGCTCGTCGTTT CGGCGTCAGCATTCTTAAATATGCCTGCTGCTACGCCAC AGCAAACGCCGCCAGCAAACAATCAACTCGGCCCTTCTAAGCAAATGCCAG ACATGAACCTGGTGATGCAGATGGTGCGACAGAttctgatgctgctgctgcccAAACTGATGGCTAACCCTAGTCTCATGGCTTCCTTCACGGGAGGTAAAGCTGCAG GCAAGCCCATGGTCCCTCCCATGCATGCAGGATCCCCCACGATGGGGGGGATGGGGCCAGCGGCTGTAATGGCCGCCATGGGGGGACGACCCAACGTCTTCGCTCCCGCCGCCCCCGCCGCCCCCGCCTATGGTGCACATGCACATGGTgctg GTATGTACATGCCGACTGGCGATGCATTCAAAG ACATGAGAATAGCTGAACTGCTGAGAGACCCTACCCTTGGCTTCGTCACAG ATCCCCGAGTGAGCGCCTACATCCCCCCCGCAGGAGCCGGACACTACGGGTTGAGCTTAGGCGACAGAATCAAAg ATTACATCCAGTACAGCCTCATCAGACGCAGAGCACCGGGAAGGC CCCTGAGCGCAAAAGAAAATGATCTTCTCC accTGATCGGTGACCCCCCCAAGGAGATGATGATGCCAAGCTATGCTGCCCGCTATGGCGGGGCGCCCGCTGGAGGAA TGGGGGGAGGCGGTATGGGCATGGCCGGTATGGCCAGTATGGCTGCCGGTATGGCTGCCATGGCTAACATGAACCAAGCCATGGCTGGCATGAACCCTGCCGGGCCAGCTGCGCCTGGCATGAACCCACCAGCTGTGGGCTAG
- the LOC138949743 gene encoding uncharacterized protein isoform X1, translating into MKFLILATLVVSASAFLNMPAATPQQTPPANNQLGPSKQMPDMNLVMQMVRQILMLLLPKLMANPSLMASFTGGKAAAAAGSPAGVMDFVTGKLATAGPAVGPKSKPMVPPMHAGSPTMGGMGPAAVMAAMGGRPNVFAPAAPAAPAYGAHAHGAGMYMPTGDAFKDMRIAELLRDPTLGFVTDPRVSAYIPPAGAGHYGLSLGDRIKDYIQYSLIRRRAPGRPLSAKENDLLHLIGDPPKEMMMPSYAARYGGAPAGGMGGGGMGMAGMASMAAGMAAMANMNQAMAGMNPAGPAAPGMNPPAVG; encoded by the exons ATGAAGTTTTTGATCTTAGCCACGCTCGTCGTTT CGGCGTCAGCATTCTTAAATATGCCTGCTGCTACGCCAC AGCAAACGCCGCCAGCAAACAATCAACTCGGCCCTTCTAAGCAAATGCCAG ACATGAACCTGGTGATGCAGATGGTGCGACAGAttctgatgctgctgctgcccAAACTGATGGCTAACCCTAGTCTCATGGCTTCCTTCACGGGAGGTAAAGCTGCAG CCGCTGCTGGAAGTCCTGCAGGTGTCATGGATTTCGTTACCGGAAAACTTGCCACAGCAGGGCCTGCTGTTGGACCCAAAA GCAAGCCCATGGTCCCTCCCATGCATGCAGGATCCCCCACGATGGGGGGGATGGGGCCAGCGGCTGTAATGGCCGCCATGGGGGGACGACCCAACGTCTTCGCTCCCGCCGCCCCCGCCGCCCCCGCCTATGGTGCACATGCACATGGTgctg GTATGTACATGCCGACTGGCGATGCATTCAAAG ACATGAGAATAGCTGAACTGCTGAGAGACCCTACCCTTGGCTTCGTCACAG ATCCCCGAGTGAGCGCCTACATCCCCCCCGCAGGAGCCGGACACTACGGGTTGAGCTTAGGCGACAGAATCAAAg ATTACATCCAGTACAGCCTCATCAGACGCAGAGCACCGGGAAGGC CCCTGAGCGCAAAAGAAAATGATCTTCTCC accTGATCGGTGACCCCCCCAAGGAGATGATGATGCCAAGCTATGCTGCCCGCTATGGCGGGGCGCCCGCTGGAGGAA TGGGGGGAGGCGGTATGGGCATGGCCGGTATGGCCAGTATGGCTGCCGGTATGGCTGCCATGGCTAACATGAACCAAGCCATGGCTGGCATGAACCCTGCCGGGCCAGCTGCGCCTGGCATGAACCCACCAGCTGTGGGCTAG
- the LOC138949743 gene encoding uncharacterized protein isoform X4 — protein MKFLILATLVVSASAFLNMPAATPQQTPPANNQLGPSKQMPDMNLVMQMVRQILMLLLPKLMANPSLMASFTGGKPMVPPMHAGSPTMGGMGPAAVMAAMGGRPNVFAPAAPAAPAYGAHAHGAGMYMPTGDAFKDMRIAELLRDPTLGFVTDPRVSAYIPPAGAGHYGLSLGDRIKDYIQYSLIRRRAPGRPLSAKENDLLHLIGDPPKEMMMPSYAARYGGAPAGGMGGGGMGMAGMASMAAGMAAMANMNQAMAGMNPAGPAAPGMNPPAVG, from the exons ATGAAGTTTTTGATCTTAGCCACGCTCGTCGTTT CGGCGTCAGCATTCTTAAATATGCCTGCTGCTACGCCAC AGCAAACGCCGCCAGCAAACAATCAACTCGGCCCTTCTAAGCAAATGCCAG ACATGAACCTGGTGATGCAGATGGTGCGACAGAttctgatgctgctgctgcccAAACTGATGGCTAACCCTAGTCTCATGGCTTCCTTCACGGGAG GCAAGCCCATGGTCCCTCCCATGCATGCAGGATCCCCCACGATGGGGGGGATGGGGCCAGCGGCTGTAATGGCCGCCATGGGGGGACGACCCAACGTCTTCGCTCCCGCCGCCCCCGCCGCCCCCGCCTATGGTGCACATGCACATGGTgctg GTATGTACATGCCGACTGGCGATGCATTCAAAG ACATGAGAATAGCTGAACTGCTGAGAGACCCTACCCTTGGCTTCGTCACAG ATCCCCGAGTGAGCGCCTACATCCCCCCCGCAGGAGCCGGACACTACGGGTTGAGCTTAGGCGACAGAATCAAAg ATTACATCCAGTACAGCCTCATCAGACGCAGAGCACCGGGAAGGC CCCTGAGCGCAAAAGAAAATGATCTTCTCC accTGATCGGTGACCCCCCCAAGGAGATGATGATGCCAAGCTATGCTGCCCGCTATGGCGGGGCGCCCGCTGGAGGAA TGGGGGGAGGCGGTATGGGCATGGCCGGTATGGCCAGTATGGCTGCCGGTATGGCTGCCATGGCTAACATGAACCAAGCCATGGCTGGCATGAACCCTGCCGGGCCAGCTGCGCCTGGCATGAACCCACCAGCTGTGGGCTAG
- the LOC138949743 gene encoding uncharacterized protein isoform X2, with protein sequence MKFLILATLVVSASAFLNMPAATPQQTPPANNQLGPSKQMPDMNLVMQMVRQILMLLLPKLMANPSLMASFTGAAAGSPAGVMDFVTGKLATAGPAVGPKSKPMVPPMHAGSPTMGGMGPAAVMAAMGGRPNVFAPAAPAAPAYGAHAHGAGMYMPTGDAFKDMRIAELLRDPTLGFVTDPRVSAYIPPAGAGHYGLSLGDRIKDYIQYSLIRRRAPGRPLSAKENDLLHLIGDPPKEMMMPSYAARYGGAPAGGMGGGGMGMAGMASMAAGMAAMANMNQAMAGMNPAGPAAPGMNPPAVG encoded by the exons ATGAAGTTTTTGATCTTAGCCACGCTCGTCGTTT CGGCGTCAGCATTCTTAAATATGCCTGCTGCTACGCCAC AGCAAACGCCGCCAGCAAACAATCAACTCGGCCCTTCTAAGCAAATGCCAG ACATGAACCTGGTGATGCAGATGGTGCGACAGAttctgatgctgctgctgcccAAACTGATGGCTAACCCTAGTCTCATGGCTTCCTTCACGGGAG CCGCTGCTGGAAGTCCTGCAGGTGTCATGGATTTCGTTACCGGAAAACTTGCCACAGCAGGGCCTGCTGTTGGACCCAAAA GCAAGCCCATGGTCCCTCCCATGCATGCAGGATCCCCCACGATGGGGGGGATGGGGCCAGCGGCTGTAATGGCCGCCATGGGGGGACGACCCAACGTCTTCGCTCCCGCCGCCCCCGCCGCCCCCGCCTATGGTGCACATGCACATGGTgctg GTATGTACATGCCGACTGGCGATGCATTCAAAG ACATGAGAATAGCTGAACTGCTGAGAGACCCTACCCTTGGCTTCGTCACAG ATCCCCGAGTGAGCGCCTACATCCCCCCCGCAGGAGCCGGACACTACGGGTTGAGCTTAGGCGACAGAATCAAAg ATTACATCCAGTACAGCCTCATCAGACGCAGAGCACCGGGAAGGC CCCTGAGCGCAAAAGAAAATGATCTTCTCC accTGATCGGTGACCCCCCCAAGGAGATGATGATGCCAAGCTATGCTGCCCGCTATGGCGGGGCGCCCGCTGGAGGAA TGGGGGGAGGCGGTATGGGCATGGCCGGTATGGCCAGTATGGCTGCCGGTATGGCTGCCATGGCTAACATGAACCAAGCCATGGCTGGCATGAACCCTGCCGGGCCAGCTGCGCCTGGCATGAACCCACCAGCTGTGGGCTAG